A single genomic interval of Adhaeribacter pallidiroseus harbors:
- a CDS encoding aldo/keto reductase, with amino-acid sequence MSLATATPGESIRLLNDALHQGINYFDTADLYDQGENEKLVGKAFLGKRHQVILATKVGNQWRPDGSGWDWNPRKEYILQAVEGSLQRLQTDYLDLYQLHGGTLDDPIDETMEAFEILKKQGKIRYYGISSIRPNVIREYVKRSQIVSVMMQYSLLDRRPEETVLDLLQGNQIGVLARGGLAQGLLAGKPAKNYLNYSEAEVKKVVEAVKNPLIPNRTATVTTIQYVLDHPAVTSAVLGIRTTNQLQEALHINSSEVLSKEEVRYLKKLLVPNKYEQHR; translated from the coding sequence ATGTCTTTAGCAACGGCCACTCCCGGAGAAAGTATTCGTTTGTTAAACGATGCACTGCACCAAGGTATTAACTATTTTGATACCGCTGATTTATACGACCAGGGAGAAAATGAGAAATTGGTGGGCAAAGCTTTTTTAGGCAAGCGGCATCAAGTTATTCTGGCCACTAAAGTAGGCAACCAATGGCGACCAGATGGTAGTGGCTGGGACTGGAACCCACGCAAAGAATACATTCTGCAAGCCGTTGAAGGCAGCTTGCAACGCCTGCAAACCGATTACCTGGATTTATATCAACTACACGGCGGAACACTCGACGACCCGATTGATGAAACCATGGAGGCCTTCGAAATTTTAAAAAAACAAGGTAAAATCCGGTATTACGGCATTTCGTCTATCCGGCCTAATGTGATCCGGGAATATGTGAAGCGGTCGCAAATTGTAAGCGTGATGATGCAGTACAGCTTACTGGACCGACGACCGGAAGAGACTGTTTTAGATTTATTACAAGGAAACCAAATCGGAGTATTGGCTCGCGGCGGTTTGGCCCAAGGTTTATTAGCCGGTAAACCCGCCAAAAACTACTTAAATTATTCGGAAGCAGAAGTGAAAAAAGTAGTTGAGGCGGTAAAAAATCCATTAATCCCAAACCGTACCGCTACCGTAACGACTATCCAATACGTGTTAGATCACCCGGCAGTAACTTCAGCCGTTTTAGGTATTCGTACAACCAATCAATTACAAGAAGCACTGCACATTAATTCAAGCGAAGTTCTTTCGAAAGAGGAAGTTAGGTATTTAAAAAAACTGCTTGTGCCAAACAAGTACGAGCAACACCGTTAA